From a region of the Salvelinus alpinus chromosome 2, SLU_Salpinus.1, whole genome shotgun sequence genome:
- the LOC139568772 gene encoding vitamin D(3) 25-hydroxylase-like isoform X1, giving the protein MLGSVVLLWLFILLLFFFIRVRRPKNFPPGPRPLPILGNLLQLDPVNPLKNLEGLKRRYGNVFSLYIGSRPAVVLNGLEVVREALVTRAAEYAGRPTHMMVSHLFKGKGIVMANYGSSWRDHRRFALTTLRNFGLGKRSMEERILEEVSHICTELESSAGGSMDPQHLFHLAASNIICSLIFGERFEYDDPVILTLIQKLEEFTKEALGPWAMLYEIMPVLRPLPLPFRNVFHKFDKMKEHIKKVVTKHKSSRVAGEPRDLLDCYLDQIDKTADGGSTFNDTQMVSLLLDLFIAGTDTTSNTLRSAMLYLMTNQHVQDRCHREIAEVLEGRADASFEDRHAMPYVQATIHEAQRMSDTVPLSVFHTTCSNTQIHSYQLPQGTTVIPNLSSVLHEEGQWKFPHEFNPENFLNEVGEFVKPEAFLPFSAGSRVCLGEGLARMELFLVLVTLLRRYRFVWPEDGGVPDFSLIFGGTQSPKPYRLGVRLRSSEELPTVSTREP; this is encoded by the exons ATGCTTGGGTCGGTGGTGTTGTTGTGGCTCTTTATCCTCCTTCTATTCTTCTTCATCAGGGTCCGCCGACCTAAAAACTTCCCACCAGGACCCCGTCCCCTGCCCATCCTCGGCAATCTGCTACAGCTGGATCCTGTCAACCCCCTCAAAAACCTGGAAGGG CTGAAGAGGCGCTATGGTAACGTGTTCAGTCTGTACATCGGCTCACGGCCTGCAGTGGTTCTGAATGGCCTGGAGGTGGTTCGTGAGGCACTGGTGACACGCGCAGCGGAATATGCTGGACGACCAACCCATATGATGGTCAGCCACCTCTTCAAAGGCAAAG GGATCGTCATGGCCAATTATGGCTCCAGCTGGAGGGACCACCGGCGCTTTGCTCTGACCACGCTGAGAAACTTTGGTCTGGGCAAACGCTCCATGGAAGAGCGCATCCTGGAGGAGGTGTCCCACATCTGCACTGAGCTGGAGAGCAGTGCTG GCGGTTCGATGGATCCTCAGCACCTGTTCCATCTGGCTGCGTCTAACATCATCTGCTCACTGATTTTTGGAGAGAGGTTTGAATATGACGACCCGGTCATCCTCACCCTCATCCAGAAGTTAGAGGAGTTTACCAAGGAAGCTCTCGGACCTTGGGCCATG CTCTATGAAATCATGCCGGTCTTGAGGCCCCTCCCTTTGCCCTTCAGGAACGTTTTCCACAAATTTGATAAAATGAAAGAACATATCAAGAAGGTTGTGACCAAGCACAAAAGTTCAAGGGTCGCAGGAGAGCCCAGAGACCTCCTTGACTGCTACCTGGACCAGATTGACAAG ACAGCTGATGGAGGCTCCACATTTAATGACACTCAGATGGTGTCTCTTCTACTTGACCTGTTCATTGCTGGGACAGACACAACTTCCAACACCCTCCGCTCTGCCATGCTATACCTGATGACCAACCAGCATGTACAGG aTCGCTGTCACCGAGAGATCGCCGAGGTTCTTGAGGGACGTGCAGACGCTTCGTTTGAGGACAGACATGCCATGCCGTATGTTCAAGCCACGATCCATGAGGCACAGCGCATGAGCGACACCGTTCCTCTTAGCGTGTTCCATACTACCTGCAgcaacacacaaatacacagctACCAGCTGCCCCAG GGCACAACGGTGATTCCTAACCTGTCTTCAGTGCTGCATGAAGAGGGCCAGTGGAAATTCCCTCACGAGTTCAACCCTGAGAACTTCCTCAACGAGGTCGGAGAGTTTGTGAAACCAGAAgcctttctcccattctctgcag GATCTCGTGTGTGTCTGGGGGAGGGGTTAGCACGTATGGAGCTCTTCCTGGTTCTAGTGACATTGCTTCGGCGTTACCGATTCGTCTGGCCTGAGGATGGAGGTGTCCCAGATTTCAGCCTCATCTTTGGTGGGACACAGTCTCCAAAGCCCTACCGCCTTGGAGTGCGCCTGAGGAGCAGCGAGGAGCTACCCACAGTCTCCACAAGAGAACCCTAG
- the LOC139568772 gene encoding cytochrome P450 2B4-like isoform X2 codes for MLGSVVLLWLFILLLFFFIRVRRPKNFPPGPRPLPILGNLLQLDPVNPLKNLEGLKRRYGNVFSLYIGSRPAVVLNGLEVVREALVTRAAEYAGRPTHMMVSHLFKGKGIVMANYGSSWRDHRRFALTTLRNFGLGKRSMEERILEEVSHICTELESSAGGSMDPQHLFHLAASNIICSLIFGERFEYDDPVILTLIQKLEEFTKEALGPWAMLYEIMPVLRPLPLPFRNVFHKFDKMKEHIKKVVTKHKSSRVAGEPRDLLDCYLDQIDKTADGGSTFNDTQMVSLLLDLFIAGTDTTSNTLRSAMLYLMTNQHVQDRCHREIAEVLEGRADASFEDRHAMPYVQATIHEAQRMSDTVPLSVFHTTCSNTQIHSYQLPQGTTVIPNLSSVLHEEGQWKFPHEFNPENFLNEDLVCVWGRG; via the exons ATGCTTGGGTCGGTGGTGTTGTTGTGGCTCTTTATCCTCCTTCTATTCTTCTTCATCAGGGTCCGCCGACCTAAAAACTTCCCACCAGGACCCCGTCCCCTGCCCATCCTCGGCAATCTGCTACAGCTGGATCCTGTCAACCCCCTCAAAAACCTGGAAGGG CTGAAGAGGCGCTATGGTAACGTGTTCAGTCTGTACATCGGCTCACGGCCTGCAGTGGTTCTGAATGGCCTGGAGGTGGTTCGTGAGGCACTGGTGACACGCGCAGCGGAATATGCTGGACGACCAACCCATATGATGGTCAGCCACCTCTTCAAAGGCAAAG GGATCGTCATGGCCAATTATGGCTCCAGCTGGAGGGACCACCGGCGCTTTGCTCTGACCACGCTGAGAAACTTTGGTCTGGGCAAACGCTCCATGGAAGAGCGCATCCTGGAGGAGGTGTCCCACATCTGCACTGAGCTGGAGAGCAGTGCTG GCGGTTCGATGGATCCTCAGCACCTGTTCCATCTGGCTGCGTCTAACATCATCTGCTCACTGATTTTTGGAGAGAGGTTTGAATATGACGACCCGGTCATCCTCACCCTCATCCAGAAGTTAGAGGAGTTTACCAAGGAAGCTCTCGGACCTTGGGCCATG CTCTATGAAATCATGCCGGTCTTGAGGCCCCTCCCTTTGCCCTTCAGGAACGTTTTCCACAAATTTGATAAAATGAAAGAACATATCAAGAAGGTTGTGACCAAGCACAAAAGTTCAAGGGTCGCAGGAGAGCCCAGAGACCTCCTTGACTGCTACCTGGACCAGATTGACAAG ACAGCTGATGGAGGCTCCACATTTAATGACACTCAGATGGTGTCTCTTCTACTTGACCTGTTCATTGCTGGGACAGACACAACTTCCAACACCCTCCGCTCTGCCATGCTATACCTGATGACCAACCAGCATGTACAGG aTCGCTGTCACCGAGAGATCGCCGAGGTTCTTGAGGGACGTGCAGACGCTTCGTTTGAGGACAGACATGCCATGCCGTATGTTCAAGCCACGATCCATGAGGCACAGCGCATGAGCGACACCGTTCCTCTTAGCGTGTTCCATACTACCTGCAgcaacacacaaatacacagctACCAGCTGCCCCAG GGCACAACGGTGATTCCTAACCTGTCTTCAGTGCTGCATGAAGAGGGCCAGTGGAAATTCCCTCACGAGTTCAACCCTGAGAACTTCCTCAACGAG GATCTCGTGTGTGTCTGGGGGAGGGGTTAG